A window of the Streptomyces sp. NBC_00454 genome harbors these coding sequences:
- a CDS encoding DUF1918 domain-containing protein translates to MNAHPLAHGDGIHAEVGDQIIVGGPTVGTTGRDGEVIALHHEDGTPPYDVRWSDTGRTTVIFPGPDAHVRQLHDETGTPRHEEEPEGAVASR, encoded by the coding sequence ATGAACGCGCATCCGCTTGCCCACGGAGACGGGATCCACGCCGAGGTCGGCGACCAGATCATCGTGGGCGGCCCCACCGTCGGAACGACAGGCCGTGACGGCGAAGTCATCGCCCTGCACCACGAGGACGGCACCCCGCCGTACGACGTGCGCTGGTCCGACACCGGCCGTACCACCGTGATCTTCCCCGGACCGGACGCCCACGTCCGCCAGCTGCACGACGAAACCGGTACGCCGCGACACGAGGAGGAGCCGGAAGGGGCAGTGGCATCCCGTTGA